TTACTATGAATGTCCACATTGTAGTGAAAAACTCCATATCTTTGGTAAAGGTGATGGAAAAGATTTCGCAGATGAAATGGAAATTAGTTATCTTGGAGATTTACCATTAACTGAAAAAGTATCAAATTCACCAAATAAAGGTGGAGTAATGGTTACTATTGAACCTAAATCTGAAGTAGCTAAAAGATTTACTGAAATAGTTAATGATATTCAAAAAGATTTCTTTAAAAAAGAAGATTAAATATCTTTTTTTTACATTTACTTTTTTTTAAAAAAAATTAATTAAGGTTTTTTAATTGCAAAGTGAACTTGAAAAATTAAAAGCAGGATTGGATTATTGTTATGATGATCCTGAAGTAGAAGCACTAAAAAATAATGCAATAATAAACTGTAGAAAATATAATTCAATTGATGATTTAGATAAACAAAAACAGTATAAATTTTTAAAATTCATGTTAGGCTCTGTTGGAGAAGATGTTTGTATTGAAAAGAGATTTAACTGTGATAATGGAAAAAATATTTATATTGGATCTCATTTTTTAGCTAATTATAATTTAACAATTCTTGATGTTGTTGATGTTAAAATTGGAAATTATGTTTTAATAGGACCAAATACATTAATAACTACTGTAGGTCACCCTATATCTCCTAAAGGTAGGAGAAATAAAATTGGAACAACTGCTCCAATTACTATTGGGGATGATGTATGGATTGGAGGTAATGTAACAATTTTACCTGGAGTAACAATAGGTAATAATGTTGTTATTGGTGCTGGAGCTGTAGTCAGTAAAGATATTCCAGATAATTCATTAGCTGTAGGTGTTCCAGCAAGAGTTATAAAAGAAATTAAAAATGATTTATATGGCATATGATTTTAATAAGGTAATTAATCGTGAAAATACTAATTCCTTAAAATGGGATTTGTTTAATACTAAAATCCCAATGTGGGTAGCAGATATGGATTTTAAAGTTGCTCCAGAAATATCTGATGAAATTATAAAAAAAGCTAACAGTAATTTATATGGTTATACTATAATTCCAAATGACTGGTATGATGCATATATCAATTGGTGGAAATATTATGGATTAAATATAGATAAAAATAATTTAAAATTTGCTAATGGTGTAATGCCAGCAATAGCTACTATTATTCGTAAATTAACTAAAGAAAATGATAAAATATTAATCCAAACACCAGTGTACCATGTATTTTTTCATGTGATTGAGGATAATAATAGGGAAGTTGTAGAAAATCATTTAATCTATAAATATGGAAATTATGAAATTGATTTTAAAGATTTGGAAGAAAAATTAGCTGATGAAAATGTAACTTTAATGATGTTATGTAATCCACACAATCCTATTGGTAAAATCTGGTCCAAAAATGATTTGGAAAAAATAGCTAATTTATGTGCCAAATATGGTGTACATATAATTTCTGATGAAATTCATTGTGATTTAACTGATCCAGATAAAAAATATGTTCCTTTTAGCAGTGTAAGTAAACATGATTCAATTACAACTTTATCTCCTACTAAATCATTTAATATTGCTGGTTTAAATACTGCTGCAGTTTATGTTACTAGTGAAAAATTAAAAGAAGATGTTTTCAATGCTTTAGATGTTGAAT
This region of uncultured Methanobrevibacter sp. genomic DNA includes:
- a CDS encoding MalY/PatB family protein, whose protein sequence is MIYMAYDFNKVINRENTNSLKWDLFNTKIPMWVADMDFKVAPEISDEIIKKANSNLYGYTIIPNDWYDAYINWWKYYGLNIDKNNLKFANGVMPAIATIIRKLTKENDKILIQTPVYHVFFHVIEDNNREVVENHLIYKYGNYEIDFKDLEEKLADENVTLMMLCNPHNPIGKIWSKNDLEKIANLCAKYGVHIISDEIHCDLTDPDKKYVPFSSVSKHDSITTLSPTKSFNIAGLNTAAVYVTSEKLKEDVFNALDVEWVSRANTFAIVGAIAAYTKGRLWLNELRQYIYDNKRYVANFLKKEIPEIKLVDCEATYLLWLDCSKLNISSKNFVEFLNEKTGVLLSPGIDFSNSCDEFLRLNIACPKKLLIEGLKSIKQGVTIYK
- a CDS encoding sugar O-acetyltransferase; translation: MQSELEKLKAGLDYCYDDPEVEALKNNAIINCRKYNSIDDLDKQKQYKFLKFMLGSVGEDVCIEKRFNCDNGKNIYIGSHFLANYNLTILDVVDVKIGNYVLIGPNTLITTVGHPISPKGRRNKIGTTAPITIGDDVWIGGNVTILPGVTIGNNVVIGAGAVVSKDIPDNSLAVGVPARVIKEIKNDLYGI